A window of Pedobacter lusitanus contains these coding sequences:
- a CDS encoding TfoX/Sxy family protein, giving the protein MAYNELLVNRVREYLADLPGVEEKKMFQGVCFMVDEKMCICIGKQDLLCRIGAQQAELELEKDNCRQMINHGRVMKDFVYIEEEKVNTPKALEYWIGLSLQYNKEAKSSKKKKKQE; this is encoded by the coding sequence ATGGCTTATAATGAATTATTGGTTAACCGTGTCCGGGAATATTTAGCTGATCTGCCCGGCGTCGAGGAGAAAAAAATGTTTCAGGGAGTATGTTTTATGGTCGATGAAAAAATGTGCATTTGCATAGGCAAACAAGATCTTTTATGCCGTATCGGAGCACAGCAGGCCGAACTGGAACTCGAGAAAGATAACTGCCGGCAAATGATTAATCATGGCAGGGTGATGAAGGATTTTGTCTATATCGAAGAAGAAAAAGTAAATACACCAAAAGCACTTGAATACTGGATTGGGCTTTCCCTGCAATATAACAAAGAAGCCAAATCCAGTAAAAAGAAGAAAAAACAAGAATAA
- a CDS encoding bifunctional helix-turn-helix domain-containing protein/methylated-DNA--[protein]-cysteine S-methyltransferase, which translates to MKAQEETNFSRIAEAIGYINGNFKTQPGLEEIAEKINLSPFHFQRLFTEWAGVSPKKFLQYLTVEHAKKMLKENQATLFETAFETGLSGTGRLHDLFVNIEGMTPGEYKNGGENLVINYSFAETPFGNILVASTTKGICHIAFADQAAVELELLKAKFPNAAYQQIADVTQQRALYIFTHDWDKIGEIKLHLKGTDFQLKVWETLLKIPAGQLTTYGTIAKSIGRPAASRAVGTAIGANPVAFLIPCHRIIQSTGLLGGYHWGTTRKTAIIGWEAAMTDNEA; encoded by the coding sequence ATGAAAGCACAGGAAGAAACTAATTTTAGCCGCATTGCAGAAGCAATCGGTTATATCAACGGCAATTTCAAAACACAGCCAGGGCTGGAAGAAATAGCTGAAAAAATAAATCTGAGTCCTTTTCATTTTCAGCGGTTATTCACTGAATGGGCGGGAGTAAGTCCTAAAAAATTTCTGCAGTATCTGACTGTTGAGCATGCTAAAAAAATGCTGAAAGAAAATCAGGCGACACTTTTTGAAACAGCTTTTGAAACGGGGCTTTCCGGAACAGGCAGATTACATGATTTGTTTGTTAATATAGAAGGAATGACGCCGGGCGAATACAAAAACGGGGGAGAGAACCTGGTCATTAATTACAGCTTCGCCGAGACTCCTTTCGGCAATATCCTTGTTGCCTCAACAACCAAAGGAATTTGTCATATCGCTTTTGCTGACCAGGCAGCTGTAGAACTGGAGCTATTGAAAGCTAAATTTCCCAATGCAGCTTATCAGCAGATCGCCGATGTGACCCAGCAACGTGCACTTTATATTTTTACGCATGACTGGGATAAGATCGGTGAGATTAAACTGCATTTAAAGGGAACTGATTTTCAGCTGAAAGTATGGGAGACTTTATTGAAAATTCCGGCGGGCCAACTGACCACTTATGGTACTATTGCCAAAAGCATAGGCAGGCCAGCTGCTTCAAGAGCTGTAGGGACTGCAATAGGTGCAAATCCGGTTGCCTTTTTAATCCCCTGTCACCGTATTATTCAGTCAACTGGACTATTGGGTGGTTACCACTGGGGAACTACCCGTAAAACGGCTATAATTGGGTGGGAAGCGGCAATGACAGATAACGAGGCATAG
- a CDS encoding 2OG-Fe(II) oxygenase — MNTIEEKISSADWQRVTEDMHERGYAIIENMLTEKDCAELISGYQHPDSYRKTVVMERYRFGIGEYKYFNYPLPALIQTIRTAVYSHLAPIANTWMRVLQIGKQYPLVHEEFLSLCAEQQQTKATVLILKYGQGGFNTLHQDLYGDLYFPIQLVLFLNEPGRDYEGGEFVLTQQNPRAQSKAIVLKPRKGSMLLFTTNFRPSKGSKGYYQMKMKHGVSEVHQGERYAVGVIFHDALT; from the coding sequence ATGAATACAATAGAAGAAAAAATCAGTTCTGCCGACTGGCAAAGGGTAACAGAGGATATGCACGAGCGGGGTTACGCAATTATTGAAAATATGCTGACTGAAAAGGACTGTGCAGAACTGATCAGTGGTTATCAGCATCCGGATAGTTATCGTAAAACAGTGGTTATGGAGAGATACCGTTTTGGTATCGGAGAGTATAAATATTTCAATTATCCGCTGCCAGCATTGATTCAGACTATCAGAACAGCAGTATACAGCCATCTTGCACCTATAGCCAATACCTGGATGAGAGTGCTGCAGATCGGAAAACAATATCCTCTGGTGCATGAAGAATTTTTATCGCTTTGTGCTGAACAGCAGCAAACAAAAGCTACGGTTCTTATTTTGAAATATGGTCAGGGCGGATTTAACACCTTGCATCAGGATCTTTATGGAGATCTTTACTTTCCTATTCAGCTGGTGTTGTTTTTAAATGAACCTGGCAGGGATTATGAGGGGGGTGAATTTGTATTGACCCAGCAAAATCCCCGGGCACAGTCAAAGGCTATTGTGCTAAAACCGCGTAAAGGTTCTATGTTGCTGTTTACTACGAACTTCAGACCGTCAAAAGGGAGTAAAGGATACTACCAGATGAAAATGAAACATGGAGTCAGTGAGGTACATCAGGGAGAGCGTTATGCGGTAGGTGTTATATTTCATGATGCATTAACTTAA
- a CDS encoding Ada metal-binding domain-containing protein has translation MIKHAAISDEQVRALIKKGMITLGGNKKLKIYGRLNCKSGKRMNRVNRVFFADEKEALENGFRPCANCQRNLYKEWIYSVEENR, from the coding sequence ATGATTAAACATGCAGCAATCAGCGATGAGCAGGTGAGAGCGCTGATTAAAAAGGGTATGATCACGCTGGGCGGGAATAAAAAACTGAAAATCTATGGACGGCTTAATTGCAAAAGCGGAAAAAGGATGAACAGAGTAAACAGAGTCTTTTTTGCTGATGAAAAAGAAGCGCTGGAAAATGGCTTCCGCCCTTGTGCAAATTGTCAGAGAAATTTATATAAAGAATGGATTTATTCAGTAGAGGAGAACCGTTGA
- a CDS encoding alpha-ketoglutarate-dependent dioxygenase AlkB family protein — MDLFSRGEPLNLLPYDGEVLYYGKIIAADRLNYYLQRLSEDISWKNDEAVIFGKHIITKRKVAWYGDAEYAYTYSNVTKQALLWTADLLVLKQLVEELSGTRFNSCLLNLYHDGDEGMAWHSDDEKSLGKNTTIASLSFGAERKFAFKHKTAKQSLSLVLENGSLLVMKGATQTHWLHRLPKTAKVTRPRINLTFRTIV; from the coding sequence ATGGATTTATTCAGTAGAGGAGAACCGTTGAATTTATTACCCTATGATGGAGAGGTTCTCTATTACGGGAAGATCATTGCTGCTGACAGGCTCAACTATTACCTGCAGCGTTTAAGTGAAGATATTAGCTGGAAGAATGATGAGGCTGTTATCTTTGGCAAACATATCATTACCAAGAGGAAAGTTGCCTGGTATGGGGATGCTGAATATGCCTATACTTATTCCAATGTAACCAAACAGGCACTTTTATGGACAGCGGATCTGCTTGTACTCAAACAACTGGTAGAAGAGCTCAGCGGAACCAGGTTTAATTCCTGTCTGCTTAATTTGTACCATGACGGGGATGAAGGTATGGCCTGGCACAGTGATGATGAAAAATCGCTCGGCAAAAATACTACGATTGCTTCTCTGAGTTTTGGTGCTGAACGCAAATTTGCTTTTAAACATAAGACTGCTAAACAGTCCTTATCATTAGTGCTTGAAAATGGCAGCCTGCTGGTTATGAAAGGGGCTACGCAAACCCATTGGTTACATCGTTTGCCAAAGACTGCCAAAGTCACCAGACCGAGAATAAACCTGACTTTCAGAACGATCGTATAA
- a CDS encoding hybrid sensor histidine kinase/response regulator, with product MTDVSRKSFLSDAKGKIITGFVLAFFALFLAWGVSKIAFDEMLDTVDTISTPNAKLRLVNMVSRKVASLDQQQRNLALNSPGNYSNFFKQSGQLRLMLDSLGDMYASDSVQLSRIKSIEKLLVQRDKQFVNYLKVREGLVNNKSFTQEVQKLNEMVNKGPQQQDSTIVTTEKKTSTVTIFPVDESKQRKGFFSRLFSKKKEEEDKSYQVTNEEKVKRDTIALAGETIIAKGLEKSLRTIAKEQQLKSARFLNREATLANANEVLIRQMLDILRKVESEVVTQIEQNGVEAKAVVNTGITRISFIMIGFFLLTVVLLYLILTDITKSNLYRKELEEARDEAEYHGMAKQRFLSNMSHEIRTPLQSIIGYAEIIRDQEHPKPKDIDAIYHSSEHLLQIVNEILDYNRIISGKFTFQQKPFNTRELLEEVITIMKPQAEQKNLKMLTDIELHGVDFVEGDAFRLKQILYNLLSNAVKFTQSGEVLLRVFYKRQSDNLHFTFMVKDTGIGLTEEESNRIFNEFEQIDSPDKEVINKAGAGLGLTIIKSLVENQDGRIYVKSKPAEGSIFTVYLTFKIAAEAAEESYVPQLKQQKYVKDKVWVVDDDQLILDLCQIIFTKKQINHLCFNSPADLLAADWDPEVKYILMDMRMPEISGAELCRLMKAKIPADVKIYAMTAQVLPEELESVLQQGFDGLIMKPFRESDLLAVFSTDQSGDEQEDHEAEDFSGVGLDTTVVEKMTFGDQELLLKILNRFKDDCESDMAELQNSIIAKDQPLARLIVHRIAGRTAQMGSGQLAAEFRTMEIDLSETQEIDKDQQKELGVLIKKLGLLMQLVDQKIA from the coding sequence ATGACAGATGTTTCCAGGAAAAGTTTTTTGAGTGATGCGAAAGGCAAAATTATAACGGGTTTCGTACTTGCCTTTTTTGCGCTTTTTTTAGCCTGGGGAGTAAGTAAAATTGCATTTGATGAAATGCTGGATACGGTAGACACCATTTCAACCCCCAATGCCAAACTGCGTCTGGTGAATATGGTTTCCAGAAAGGTTGCCAGCCTGGATCAGCAGCAAAGGAATCTGGCGCTGAATTCACCTGGTAATTACAGCAATTTCTTTAAGCAATCCGGACAACTCAGGCTAATGCTTGATTCTCTGGGGGATATGTATGCTTCGGATTCTGTTCAGCTGAGCAGAATAAAGTCAATAGAAAAGCTGCTGGTACAAAGAGACAAACAGTTTGTCAATTATCTTAAAGTCAGGGAGGGACTGGTTAATAATAAGTCATTTACCCAGGAAGTTCAGAAACTGAATGAAATGGTTAATAAAGGGCCTCAGCAACAGGATAGTACGATCGTTACCACAGAGAAGAAAACTTCTACGGTAACCATATTTCCTGTAGATGAGTCCAAACAGCGGAAAGGATTTTTCAGTCGCTTATTCAGTAAAAAAAAGGAAGAAGAGGACAAGTCTTATCAGGTTACCAATGAAGAAAAGGTAAAAAGGGACACCATTGCGCTGGCAGGGGAGACCATTATTGCCAAAGGACTGGAAAAATCATTGCGGACTATTGCAAAGGAACAGCAACTCAAAAGTGCGCGTTTTCTAAACAGGGAAGCTACGCTGGCTAATGCCAATGAAGTGCTTATCCGCCAGATGCTTGATATTCTGAGAAAAGTGGAAAGTGAAGTGGTGACACAGATTGAGCAGAATGGGGTTGAAGCAAAAGCAGTGGTTAATACCGGAATAACAAGAATAAGCTTTATTATGATTGGCTTTTTCCTGTTAACTGTGGTGCTGCTGTATCTGATTCTGACAGATATTACCAAAAGTAATCTTTACAGAAAGGAACTGGAAGAGGCAAGAGATGAGGCTGAATATCATGGGATGGCCAAACAGCGATTTCTGTCCAATATGAGCCATGAGATCAGAACACCTTTGCAATCTATCATCGGCTATGCTGAGATTATCAGGGATCAGGAACATCCTAAACCCAAAGATATTGATGCGATTTATCATTCTTCTGAACATTTACTCCAGATTGTAAATGAGATTCTGGATTATAACCGGATTATATCCGGAAAATTTACTTTTCAGCAAAAGCCATTTAATACACGGGAGCTTTTAGAAGAGGTAATTACGATCATGAAACCTCAGGCAGAGCAGAAAAATCTTAAAATGCTTACGGATATTGAGCTGCATGGGGTTGATTTTGTAGAAGGGGATGCTTTCCGCCTGAAACAGATTCTATATAATCTGCTGAGTAATGCGGTTAAATTTACACAGAGTGGTGAAGTGCTGTTAAGGGTTTTTTATAAGCGGCAATCAGATAATCTGCATTTTACTTTCATGGTAAAAGACACGGGGATTGGTTTGACAGAAGAAGAAAGCAACAGGATTTTTAATGAATTTGAACAGATTGACTCACCGGATAAGGAAGTTATTAATAAGGCAGGTGCAGGATTGGGGCTGACTATTATCAAATCGCTGGTTGAGAATCAGGACGGACGTATTTATGTGAAAAGTAAACCTGCTGAAGGCAGTATTTTTACGGTATACCTGACCTTTAAAATTGCTGCTGAGGCAGCGGAAGAAAGTTATGTTCCCCAACTTAAGCAACAAAAATATGTTAAGGATAAGGTATGGGTAGTTGATGATGATCAGCTGATACTTGATTTATGCCAGATTATCTTCACTAAAAAGCAGATTAATCATTTATGTTTTAATTCGCCTGCGGATTTGCTGGCTGCAGACTGGGACCCCGAAGTGAAATACATCCTGATGGATATGCGGATGCCGGAAATCTCGGGGGCAGAGCTTTGCAGACTGATGAAGGCCAAAATTCCTGCTGATGTTAAAATATATGCCATGACTGCGCAGGTTCTTCCTGAAGAGCTGGAATCAGTGCTTCAGCAGGGCTTTGACGGGTTGATTATGAAACCTTTCAGAGAAAGTGATTTACTGGCTGTTTTCAGCACAGATCAGTCTGGTGATGAACAGGAAGATCATGAGGCGGAAGATTTTTCGGGTGTCGGACTGGATACCACAGTAGTAGAAAAGATGACCTTTGGCGATCAGGAGTTATTATTGAAAATTCTGAACAGATTTAAAGATGACTGTGAGTCTGATATGGCCGAACTGCAAAATAGTATAATTGCAAAGGATCAGCCTCTGGCCAGATTAATTGTTCACCGGATAGCTGGCAGAACTGCACAGATGGGTTCAGGACAACTGGCAGCTGAATTCAGAACAATGGAAATCGATCTCTCCGAAACACAGGAGATCGATAAAGATCAGCAGAAAGAACTGGGTGTTTTAATCAAAAAACTGGGTTTACTGATGCAGCTTGTAGATCAGAAGATAGCCTGA
- a CDS encoding sigma-54-dependent transcriptional regulator produces MAKILIIEDDLTFSQLLEGFLKKHGHEPYIVHDVKSTFKIIAQHNFELFLIDYRLPDGTGLDVLAHLREQGLNYPVVIMTSFNDVRTAVKSIQLGAIDYITKPVNPDELLMIIRGSLEKKEEHNQTDSVEHQDFIKGKSTTADKLYAHIDLVAPTDMSVIIQGESGTGKEYAARTLHTQSKRNTKPFVAIDCGALSKDLAASELFGHAKGAFTGAVNDKKGQFEAAEGGTLFLDEVGNLSYEVQVKLLRALQERIIQPLGSTKKIPVNVRIITATNDDLLTSIQNGEFREDLYHRLNEFKILLPALRERGKDLELFIDHFIKLSNAELDRNVQKLSAPVRELLLQYDWPGNLRELKNVIKRMVLLTPTDTAGIESLPDEMILAIKQTPKPGGSDLKAINESNEKSLILETLIKVKYNKSKAAKLLNIDRKTLYSKMERYEIE; encoded by the coding sequence ATGGCGAAAATACTTATTATTGAAGATGATCTAACTTTCTCACAGTTGTTAGAAGGCTTTCTTAAAAAGCACGGTCACGAACCTTATATAGTTCATGATGTCAAGAGTACTTTCAAAATCATTGCACAACATAATTTCGAACTATTTTTAATTGATTACCGTCTTCCTGACGGTACTGGCCTGGATGTTCTTGCCCATCTGCGTGAGCAGGGATTAAACTATCCAGTAGTCATCATGACCAGTTTTAATGATGTACGTACAGCAGTAAAATCCATTCAGCTTGGCGCAATAGATTATATAACCAAACCCGTTAACCCGGATGAACTGCTGATGATTATCAGAGGTTCCCTGGAAAAAAAAGAAGAACATAATCAAACTGACTCAGTTGAACACCAGGATTTCATCAAAGGAAAAAGCACTACTGCAGACAAATTATATGCCCATATAGATCTGGTTGCCCCAACAGATATGTCAGTAATTATACAGGGAGAAAGCGGAACCGGTAAAGAATATGCTGCCCGGACCCTGCATACCCAGAGTAAGCGAAATACCAAACCTTTTGTTGCCATTGACTGCGGGGCTCTTTCCAAGGACCTGGCGGCCAGCGAATTGTTTGGTCATGCTAAAGGAGCCTTTACTGGCGCTGTCAATGACAAAAAAGGACAGTTTGAAGCAGCTGAAGGCGGGACATTATTTCTCGATGAAGTAGGAAACCTGAGTTACGAAGTACAGGTAAAACTCTTAAGAGCATTACAGGAAAGAATTATTCAGCCTTTGGGCAGTACGAAAAAGATTCCTGTCAATGTGCGTATTATCACAGCTACCAATGACGATTTGCTGACCAGCATTCAGAATGGCGAATTCCGCGAAGATCTCTATCACCGTTTAAATGAGTTTAAAATACTTTTACCCGCTTTAAGAGAACGCGGTAAAGATCTTGAACTGTTTATTGATCATTTCATTAAACTTTCCAATGCTGAACTTGACAGAAACGTACAAAAACTTTCAGCTCCTGTCAGGGAGTTACTTTTGCAATATGACTGGCCGGGTAATTTAAGAGAATTAAAAAATGTGATTAAAAGAATGGTCCTGCTTACCCCTACCGATACAGCAGGAATAGAATCCTTACCTGATGAAATGATACTGGCCATTAAGCAAACACCTAAACCTGGAGGATCAGATCTTAAAGCCATTAATGAGAGTAATGAAAAAAGCCTTATTCTGGAAACGCTGATTAAGGTAAAATACAATAAATCAAAAGCAGCAAAACTCCTCAATATTGACAGAAAAACGCTTTACAGTAAAATGGAGCGTTATGAGATTGAATAG
- a CDS encoding sterol desaturase family protein, whose product MKLPINYLAFIIPVFFIFLLLEYKLAKRKKKEDYFKHESSVANVSIGIAERLINLFVTTAFYQVFDWIYTNYALLRIPNTWWIWIILMLATDLLWYWYHRLGHEINFLWAAHIVHHQSEEFNLTVSARITTLQAIIRNVFYAVLPLIGFHPVMVFTILLVHGAYSFFTHTQLVGKLGWLEHILITPSLHGIHHASDEKYLDKNYGDVFTFWDKLFGTFQVEEEKPNYGLTHPLKSYSFLWQHFHYYLELAEACRRVKGIKQKCRIIFGSPALLDQDIRPALEKKFLMPARKDNHQFKFRNYLNGQVIFSILMLTGFTAWFPVLGIADKLFMTVIILLTLINCGALIEQRRYIYELECIRLVILLSYIFWKAAIFEWIVLPAVAMIMMERFFQISKLYYRYVLRDETLY is encoded by the coding sequence ATGAAGTTACCCATAAACTACCTTGCTTTCATTATACCTGTATTCTTTATCTTTTTGCTTTTAGAATATAAACTGGCTAAAAGGAAAAAGAAAGAAGATTATTTTAAGCATGAAAGCTCGGTAGCTAATGTCAGTATAGGAATAGCAGAGCGATTAATTAACTTATTTGTTACTACAGCTTTTTATCAGGTTTTTGACTGGATATACACCAATTATGCACTCCTGCGTATTCCAAATACCTGGTGGATCTGGATTATTCTGATGCTGGCGACAGACCTGTTATGGTACTGGTATCACCGTTTAGGTCATGAGATCAATTTTTTATGGGCAGCACATATTGTCCATCATCAGAGCGAGGAGTTTAATCTCACTGTATCGGCCAGAATTACCACACTCCAGGCTATAATACGTAATGTTTTTTATGCTGTACTGCCGTTAATTGGCTTTCATCCGGTTATGGTATTTACCATATTACTGGTTCATGGTGCTTATTCGTTTTTTACGCATACGCAGCTGGTTGGGAAACTGGGCTGGCTGGAGCATATTCTGATTACACCATCCTTACATGGTATCCATCATGCCAGTGATGAAAAGTATCTGGATAAGAATTATGGTGATGTATTTACTTTCTGGGATAAACTTTTTGGTACTTTTCAGGTGGAAGAAGAGAAACCCAACTATGGATTGACTCATCCTTTAAAGAGTTATAGTTTTTTATGGCAGCATTTTCATTATTATCTGGAATTAGCTGAAGCCTGCCGCCGGGTAAAAGGGATTAAACAGAAATGCCGTATTATTTTTGGAAGTCCGGCTTTACTGGATCAGGATATCCGCCCTGCACTGGAAAAGAAGTTCCTGATGCCAGCGAGGAAGGATAATCACCAGTTTAAGTTCAGAAATTACCTGAATGGACAGGTGATTTTCTCTATTTTAATGCTGACCGGATTTACCGCCTGGTTCCCCGTTCTAGGAATTGCTGATAAATTGTTTATGACTGTGATTATACTTTTAACACTGATTAACTGCGGTGCATTGATAGAGCAACGCCGGTATATTTATGAACTGGAGTGTATCAGATTGGTTATCCTGTTAAGTTATATTTTCTGGAAAGCAGCTATTTTTGAATGGATTGTTTTGCCTGCAGTGGCTATGATCATGATGGAGCGCTTTTTTCAGATCAGCAAGTTATATTATCGTTATGTGCTGCGGGACGAAACTTTATATTAA
- a CDS encoding RrF2 family transcriptional regulator yields the protein MLSKKTKYAIKALVALGKNVENPPMQIVRLAEQEMIPRKFLEQILLDLRNAGYLYSKKGAGGGYSLNKNAADIYLVDILRITDGPIAMVPCASLKFYRKCDECHDEKTCGIRKTFIDVRDATLEVLSKTSVADVIARENSGELLF from the coding sequence ATGTTGTCTAAGAAAACAAAATATGCCATTAAAGCACTGGTGGCTTTAGGCAAGAACGTTGAGAATCCTCCAATGCAGATCGTAAGATTGGCAGAACAGGAGATGATACCCAGGAAATTTCTGGAACAGATCTTATTAGATTTGCGTAATGCAGGTTATCTGTACAGTAAAAAAGGGGCAGGTGGTGGCTATAGTCTGAACAAGAATGCTGCGGATATTTATCTCGTGGATATTCTGAGGATAACAGACGGGCCTATTGCTATGGTTCCTTGTGCAAGTCTGAAGTTCTACCGTAAATGTGATGAGTGTCATGATGAGAAAACCTGCGGGATCAGAAAAACATTTATTGACGTCAGGGATGCGACTTTAGAAGTGCTTTCCAAGACTTCTGTTGCTGATGTGATTGCCCGTGAAAACAGTGGTGAATTACTTTTTTAA
- the cobA gene encoding uroporphyrinogen-III C-methyltransferase: MILNKIKNNIQEPRITLVGAGPGDPDLISLKGVKALNTADVVLYDALVNGALLNHAPEHAIKIFVGGQFDGESFSQDAVNKLMIDYALNYGHVVRLKSGDPFVFAKGFEEVNFAESYSIKTEIVPGISSATGVPGLQKIPMIYGNMSESFWVLSGVNSKGEISSDLQGAARSKATVVVLMGIERIREIAAIFIAEGKERLPVAVIENGSAPDEKTIVGVVETIAELVEDNKVSSPALLVFGDVVSLHPAFARIRDFYHILSEEY; this comes from the coding sequence ATGATTTTAAATAAAATAAAAAACAATATTCAGGAACCTCGTATTACATTAGTTGGAGCCGGCCCCGGAGATCCTGATTTAATAAGTTTAAAAGGTGTTAAGGCACTCAATACTGCTGATGTCGTTTTATATGACGCTTTAGTCAATGGTGCATTGCTTAATCACGCCCCTGAACACGCCATAAAGATTTTTGTGGGAGGTCAGTTTGACGGAGAATCGTTTTCGCAGGATGCGGTCAATAAATTAATGATTGATTATGCACTGAATTACGGTCATGTAGTCAGACTTAAAAGCGGTGATCCTTTTGTATTTGCCAAAGGCTTTGAAGAAGTCAATTTTGCCGAATCATATAGTATAAAGACTGAAATTGTACCTGGTATTTCAAGTGCGACCGGTGTTCCCGGCCTGCAGAAAATCCCTATGATTTACGGGAATATGAGTGAAAGTTTCTGGGTTCTTTCCGGAGTAAACTCTAAAGGAGAAATTTCTTCAGATTTACAGGGAGCAGCCAGATCGAAAGCTACCGTTGTTGTGTTAATGGGAATAGAGCGGATCAGAGAGATCGCTGCTATCTTTATCGCCGAGGGTAAAGAAAGATTACCGGTTGCGGTAATTGAAAATGGATCTGCTCCTGATGAGAAAACTATAGTAGGAGTGGTAGAGACAATCGCCGAACTGGTTGAAGACAATAAAGTATCTTCACCGGCACTGCTGGTTTTTGGAGATGTCGTTTCCTTACATCCTGCATTTGCCCGTATCCGGGATTTCTATCATATTTTGTCGGAAGAGTATTAA